In a single window of the Sediminicoccus sp. KRV36 genome:
- a CDS encoding GNAT family N-acyltransferase has product MNEAPPFEEIRSSNLGVRVATTAWEVTAAQALRYRVFYEEMGARADATTTATGLDADAYDAVADHLLVVDHDRGEGPESVVGTYRLIRRAAAERLGRFYSEDEYDITGILNYPDGILELGRSCTDIAYRTRGTLQLLWRGIAAYVYNHKIGLMFGCASLPGTNLDANAAQLSYLAHHHQAPAQLCPRAIEARYLTMDRLPRGSYDAKAALLSLPPLIKGYLRLGGFVGDGAVLDAQFNTTDVAIVVMTDQITDKYFKHYERKAGWDGNDRAA; this is encoded by the coding sequence ATGAACGAGGCGCCCCCCTTCGAGGAAATCCGCTCCAGCAATCTCGGCGTTCGCGTCGCGACCACCGCATGGGAGGTCACGGCCGCCCAGGCGCTGCGCTACCGCGTCTTCTACGAGGAAATGGGCGCCCGCGCCGATGCGACGACCACGGCAACCGGCCTCGATGCCGATGCCTATGACGCCGTCGCGGATCACCTTCTGGTGGTGGATCATGATCGGGGCGAGGGGCCGGAAAGTGTGGTTGGCACCTATCGGCTCATCCGCCGGGCCGCGGCGGAGCGGCTCGGGCGTTTCTACTCCGAAGATGAATACGACATCACCGGCATCCTCAACTATCCGGATGGCATCCTGGAGCTGGGGCGTTCCTGCACCGATATCGCTTATCGCACGCGCGGCACGCTGCAGCTGCTTTGGCGCGGCATCGCCGCCTATGTCTATAACCACAAGATCGGCCTGATGTTTGGCTGCGCCAGCCTGCCTGGCACGAATCTCGACGCCAATGCGGCCCAGCTCTCCTACCTCGCGCATCACCATCAGGCGCCGGCGCAGCTTTGTCCGCGGGCGATCGAGGCGCGGTACCTGACCATGGATCGCCTGCCGCGCGGCAGCTACGACGCGAAGGCGGCGCTGCTGTCCCTGCCGCCGCTCATCAAGGGCTATCTGCGGCTGGGCGGCTTTGTCGGCGACGGTGCCGTGCTGGACGCCCAGTTCAACACGACCGATGTGGCCATCGTGGTGATGACGGACCAGATCACCGACAAATACTTCAAGCATTACGAGCGCAAGGCCGGCTGGGACGGCAATGACCGCGCCGCCTGA
- a CDS encoding hydantoinase/oxoprolinase family protein: MMRYTIGVDVGGTFTDVVGVDDEGREYLAKAASTPQDQSEGVLDGLRNLASAIGLTLGELLETTTRIVHGTTVATNALLERRGAKTAMLTTEGHRDVTAMREGLKPARYDLRLPQPPALIPRALRLPVRERLRPDGAVEIPLDAASLDAAIATLRAAEVESVAICFLHSWAAPKHEHAAAEAVRAALPSVFVTCSADVLPQIKEFERFSTTAVNAYVGPIVSRYLTRLEARLREAGYARPVFVILSHGGMAPIAEAARLAVGTALSGPAGGVAAAVALARRGVGVPPPDDRSAASRADLNRVGSGSDDRSAPSRADLKRPGHDIVTLDMGGTSTDIALIQDGAATLGRGREVGGERIALDSLDIITLGAGGGSIAHLGSGGTLEVGPQSAGARPGPACYGHGGTEPTVTDANLALGYLDATRFLGGARLLDAAASERAIAALAARLNLTTEATALGIHRLVNARMADGVRIATVRRGVDPRGATLLAFGGAAGLHASAVARDLGMARIAVPLFAAGLSAWGMLQTELRHEIARSVVSATAMPEDAALATLFDGLEAEARGQLAQWFQGEVRGHRAADLRYGEQVFEITVNLDGVAPDRAGLREAFHARHRALFTYDLPEEEVVLVTVRAAASGLLPPLPQRPAGAAEPAAPLGRRRALLAQGWVELPVLDFGGLAAGQVVRGPAIVESATTTILLLPGDVARMEAGGWLLIEITPER; this comes from the coding sequence ATGATGCGCTATACGATTGGCGTGGATGTCGGCGGCACCTTTACGGATGTGGTGGGCGTGGATGACGAAGGCCGCGAATACCTGGCCAAGGCCGCCAGCACCCCGCAGGACCAGAGCGAAGGCGTGCTGGATGGCCTGCGCAACCTTGCTTCCGCCATCGGCCTGACCCTGGGCGAATTGCTCGAGACGACGACGCGCATCGTCCATGGCACCACCGTCGCCACCAATGCCCTGCTGGAGCGGCGCGGCGCGAAGACGGCGATGCTGACGACCGAAGGCCATCGTGATGTGACGGCGATGCGTGAGGGGCTGAAGCCCGCCCGGTATGATCTGCGCCTGCCCCAGCCCCCTGCGCTGATCCCGCGCGCCTTGCGGCTGCCGGTGCGCGAACGCCTGCGCCCGGATGGAGCCGTAGAGATTCCGCTGGATGCCGCAAGCCTCGACGCCGCCATCGCCACGCTGCGCGCGGCGGAGGTCGAGTCCGTCGCGATCTGCTTCCTGCATTCCTGGGCCGCGCCGAAGCACGAGCATGCGGCAGCCGAGGCGGTGCGTGCGGCGCTGCCCAGCGTCTTCGTCACCTGCTCGGCCGATGTGCTGCCGCAGATCAAGGAGTTCGAGCGGTTTTCGACCACGGCGGTGAATGCCTATGTCGGCCCCATCGTCTCGCGCTATCTGACGCGGCTGGAGGCGCGGCTGCGTGAGGCCGGCTATGCGCGGCCGGTCTTCGTCATCCTGTCGCATGGCGGCATGGCGCCGATTGCCGAGGCGGCGCGGCTGGCCGTCGGCACGGCGCTCTCCGGCCCGGCCGGCGGTGTGGCGGCCGCGGTGGCGCTGGCCAGGCGCGGCGTGGGGGTGCCCCCACCCGATGACCGGAGCGCGGCTTCGCGCGCAGATCTGAATCGGGTGGGCAGCGGTTCCGATGACCGGAGCGCCCCTTCGCGCGCAGATCTGAAGCGGCCCGGCCATGATATCGTCACGCTCGATATGGGCGGCACCTCGACCGATATCGCGCTGATCCAGGATGGCGCGGCCACGCTCGGCCGCGGGCGAGAGGTGGGCGGCGAGCGCATCGCGCTGGACAGCCTGGATATTATCACTCTGGGTGCGGGCGGCGGGTCCATCGCGCATCTGGGCTCGGGCGGCACGCTGGAGGTCGGGCCGCAATCGGCCGGCGCGCGGCCTGGTCCGGCCTGCTACGGGCATGGCGGCACCGAGCCCACCGTGACGGACGCCAATCTCGCCCTCGGCTATCTCGATGCCACGCGTTTCCTGGGCGGCGCGCGCCTGCTGGATGCCGCTGCCTCCGAGCGCGCCATCGCGGCGCTGGCCGCGCGGCTCAACCTCACGACGGAAGCCACGGCGCTGGGCATCCATCGCTTGGTGAATGCGCGCATGGCCGATGGCGTGCGGATCGCCACGGTGCGGCGCGGCGTGGACCCGCGCGGCGCCACGCTGCTCGCCTTCGGCGGGGCCGCGGGGCTGCATGCCAGCGCGGTGGCGCGGGATCTGGGCATGGCGCGCATCGCCGTGCCGCTCTTTGCCGCCGGGCTCTCGGCCTGGGGCATGTTGCAGACGGAACTGCGCCACGAGATCGCCCGCAGCGTGGTGAGCGCCACCGCCATGCCGGAGGATGCGGCGCTGGCCACGTTGTTTGACGGGCTGGAGGCGGAAGCGCGCGGCCAACTCGCGCAGTGGTTCCAGGGTGAGGTGCGCGGCCACCGCGCGGCCGATCTGCGCTACGGCGAGCAGGTTTTCGAAATCACCGTGAATCTGGATGGCGTGGCGCCGGACCGCGCCGGCCTGCGCGAGGCCTTCCATGCTCGCCACCGCGCGCTGTTCACCTATGACCTGCCGGAGGAGGAGGTGGTGCTGGTCACCGTCCGGGCTGCCGCCTCGGGCCTGCTGCCGCCGCTGCCGCAACGCCCGGCCGGCGCTGCGGAGCCGGCAGCGCCGCTCGGCCGGAGGCGCGCTCTGCTGGCGCAGGGCTGGGTGGAATTGCCGGTGCTGGATTTCGGGGGCCTGGCGGCCGGCCAGGTGGTGCGGGGGCCTGCCATTGTCGAAAGTGCCACCACGACCATCCTGCTGCTGCCTGGCGATGTGGCGCGGATGGAAGCCGGCGGCTGGCTGCTGATCGAGATCACGCCGGAGCGCTGA
- a CDS encoding hydantoinase B/oxoprolinase family protein, which translates to MDPVTLAVLSARFTAIVEEMGEGLLRTAYSQILNSSRDFSIAVTDGACRLVAQADHIPVHVGAMPFAAQAVRDAFGDRMKPGDVFLLNDPWHGGSHLPDLTIVLPVFDGPSLADSDHRQRSPRFFSVVRAHQSDIGGGTHGGYNPNATEIWQEGLRIPPILLGENGVMREDLVTMLALNTRINRDFRGDLAAMLGAAKLGANRLSDLLAQYGGEGLMAAVEAILDLAHAHTRRILEAWPDGTWSGTALLDDDGHGNEDIAIRATCTKQDGVLTVDLSASDDQVPGFVNSSYPNMFSAVCMAFAYLLDPDVQKNEGAFRALRVVAREGSVVWAREGAAVTLCTSHCSNEIVEAIMRSMQACCPERAVGGWGRRFRIAITGHDARRPARRFVWHLFHARPGGGGHAKGDGWSTAGEWHSAGGLKFGSVEMAEARFPLHFRRHEFQGGTAGLGQYRGGHGARLELVVESDGPSRGNTAGDGARHGSAGMCGGQDSAPHRYALRHADGTERLLKTKEVGIEIQPGEVLEIRSAGGGGWGDPARRDPALIARDIEEGLAAPTPHASGEAAQGDRGRG; encoded by the coding sequence ATGGACCCCGTGACGCTGGCCGTGCTTTCGGCGCGATTCACCGCGATCGTGGAGGAGATGGGCGAAGGGCTGCTGCGCACCGCCTATAGCCAGATCCTGAATTCCAGCCGGGATTTCTCCATCGCGGTGACGGATGGGGCGTGCCGCCTGGTGGCGCAGGCGGATCACATTCCCGTGCATGTCGGCGCCATGCCCTTCGCGGCCCAGGCGGTGCGGGATGCCTTTGGCGACAGGATGAAGCCGGGCGATGTGTTTCTGCTGAACGACCCCTGGCATGGCGGTTCCCACTTGCCGGATCTGACCATTGTTCTGCCCGTCTTCGACGGGCCATCACTGGCCGATTCGGATCATCGCCAGCGATCTCCGCGTTTCTTCAGCGTGGTCCGCGCGCACCAGAGCGATATCGGCGGCGGCACGCATGGCGGCTACAATCCCAATGCCACGGAAATCTGGCAGGAGGGGCTGCGCATCCCGCCCATTCTCCTCGGCGAGAATGGCGTGATGCGGGAAGACCTGGTCACCATGCTGGCGCTCAATACCCGCATCAATCGCGATTTTCGCGGCGATCTGGCGGCCATGCTGGGCGCGGCCAAGCTTGGTGCCAACCGGCTGAGTGACCTTTTGGCCCAGTATGGCGGCGAAGGGCTGATGGCGGCGGTGGAGGCCATCCTGGACCTCGCGCATGCCCATACGCGCCGTATCCTGGAAGCCTGGCCCGATGGCACATGGAGCGGCACGGCGCTGCTGGATGATGACGGCCACGGGAATGAGGACATCGCCATCCGCGCCACCTGCACCAAGCAGGACGGCGTGCTGACGGTGGATCTCAGCGCCAGCGATGACCAGGTGCCGGGTTTTGTGAACTCCTCCTATCCGAACATGTTTTCCGCCGTGTGCATGGCCTTCGCCTATCTGCTGGACCCAGATGTGCAGAAGAATGAGGGCGCGTTTCGCGCGCTGCGCGTGGTGGCGCGGGAGGGCAGCGTGGTCTGGGCGCGGGAGGGCGCGGCCGTTACGCTCTGCACCAGCCATTGCAGCAATGAGATCGTGGAGGCGATCATGCGCTCCATGCAGGCGTGCTGCCCGGAGCGCGCGGTGGGCGGCTGGGGGCGGCGCTTCCGCATCGCCATCACCGGGCACGATGCGCGCCGGCCGGCTCGGAGATTCGTCTGGCATCTGTTTCATGCACGGCCGGGTGGTGGCGGCCATGCCAAGGGCGATGGCTGGTCCACCGCGGGCGAGTGGCATTCGGCGGGTGGGCTCAAATTCGGCAGTGTGGAAATGGCCGAGGCGCGATTCCCGCTGCATTTCCGCCGCCATGAATTTCAGGGCGGCACGGCCGGGCTGGGTCAGTATCGCGGCGGGCATGGTGCCAGGCTTGAACTGGTGGTGGAGAGTGACGGCCCCTCGCGCGGCAACACCGCCGGCGATGGCGCGCGGCATGGCAGTGCGGGCATGTGCGGCGGCCAGGACAGCGCACCCCATCGCTACGCGCTGCGCCACGCAGATGGCACGGAGAGGCTTTTGAAGACCAAGGAAGTCGGCATCGAGATCCAGCCCGGCGAGGTGCTGGAAATCCGCTCGGCCGGCGGCGGCGGCTGGGGGGACCCGGCTAGGCGCGACCCGGCGCTGATCGCGCGCGACATCGAGGAGGGGCTTGCTGCGCCAACGCCTCACGCGTCAGGCGAAGCGGCTCAAGGCGATCGGGGGCGGGGATGA
- a CDS encoding SMP-30/gluconolactonase/LRE family protein: MSLTTLATGLRFPEGPVVLPDGSIALVEIEAQVISRIAPDGTRSIIARPGGGPNGLAAGPDNTLILCNNGGFTWHEEPDILRPSGTAPDYTNGRIEVVDIATGSVRLLYDRCGDVMLKGPNDLQLDGKGGFWFSDLGKVRARDRDHGGVYWAALDGSKIIEAAFPIFGGANGIGISPDGEKLYVAETETGRLWAFDIMGPGHLRKNPWPSTSGGSLLCQFPGFRRLDSLAITAAGNIVVATLVSGEITTVSPAGEILDIQKMPERMPTNICFGGADMNTAYITLSNTGKLVSTPWPEPGLKLPY, translated from the coding sequence ATGAGTCTCACAACACTGGCCACGGGCCTGCGTTTCCCGGAAGGTCCCGTGGTGCTGCCGGATGGCTCCATCGCGCTGGTCGAGATCGAGGCGCAGGTGATCTCGCGCATCGCCCCCGATGGCACGCGCAGCATCATCGCACGCCCCGGCGGTGGCCCGAACGGCCTGGCCGCCGGGCCGGACAACACCCTCATTCTTTGCAACAATGGTGGCTTCACCTGGCATGAGGAGCCGGACATCCTCCGCCCCTCCGGCACCGCGCCCGACTATACGAACGGCCGCATCGAGGTGGTGGACATCGCCACCGGCAGCGTGCGCCTGCTCTATGACCGCTGCGGCGACGTCATGCTGAAAGGGCCGAACGACCTGCAACTCGACGGCAAGGGCGGCTTCTGGTTCAGCGATCTCGGCAAGGTCCGCGCTCGGGATCGTGACCATGGCGGCGTCTATTGGGCGGCGCTGGATGGCAGCAAGATCATCGAGGCCGCCTTCCCGATCTTCGGCGGCGCCAATGGCATCGGCATCAGCCCGGATGGCGAGAAACTCTACGTGGCCGAAACCGAAACCGGTCGCCTTTGGGCCTTCGACATCATGGGGCCCGGCCATCTGCGCAAGAACCCCTGGCCCAGCACAAGTGGCGGCTCATTGCTGTGCCAGTTCCCGGGCTTCCGGCGGCTGGATAGCCTGGCCATCACAGCGGCGGGAAACATCGTCGTCGCCACGCTGGTCTCGGGGGAAATCACGACCGTGTCGCCCGCCGGGGAGATCCTGGATATCCAAAAAATGCCGGAACGGATGCCGACCAATATCTGCTTCGGCGGAGCGGATATGAACACCGCCTACATTACGCTGTCCAACACAGGCAAATTGGTCAGCACGCCTTGGCCGGAGCCAGGACTGAAGCTTCCCTACTGA
- a CDS encoding phosphoglycerate kinase: MAFRTLDDLDPRGLRVLLRADLNLPVKDGKITDMTRIERLCPTIAELCAKGARVIVCSHFDRPKGKRVPEMSLKPMQAALSASLGKPVAFTDDCIGADAEAAAAALKDGEVLLLENTRYHAGEEKNDAGLAAGLAKLADVFVNDAFSAAHRAHSSTEGVARLLPAYAGRLMQQELEALDAALGNPQRPVVAIVGGAKVSTKLDLLGNLSSKVDVLVIGGAMANTFLAAQGHAVGKSLQEAEMHETAREILAGAKARGCEIVLPLDLVVAEGFAAHSPNRVVGLDGVPADMMALDVGPATVADVVKRLSTAKTLVWNGPFGAFEIAPFDAATVAVAHEVARLTEAGQLRSVGGGGDTVSALRHAGVSERMSYVSSAGGAFLEWLEGKELPGVAALG, from the coding sequence ATGGCCTTCCGCACCCTTGATGACCTGGATCCGCGCGGCTTGCGCGTGCTGCTGCGTGCCGACCTGAACCTCCCAGTGAAGGACGGCAAGATCACGGACATGACGCGCATCGAGCGCCTCTGCCCCACCATCGCGGAACTCTGCGCCAAGGGCGCGCGGGTGATCGTCTGCTCGCATTTCGACCGACCGAAGGGCAAGCGCGTGCCGGAAATGTCGCTGAAGCCGATGCAGGCGGCCCTCTCCGCCTCGCTCGGCAAGCCGGTCGCCTTCACCGATGACTGCATCGGCGCCGATGCCGAGGCCGCCGCAGCCGCGCTCAAGGATGGCGAGGTGCTGCTGCTGGAAAACACCCGCTACCACGCGGGCGAGGAGAAGAACGACGCTGGCCTTGCCGCGGGCCTCGCCAAGCTTGCGGACGTGTTTGTGAATGACGCCTTCTCCGCCGCGCATCGCGCGCATTCCAGCACCGAGGGCGTGGCACGGTTGCTGCCGGCCTATGCCGGCCGGCTGATGCAGCAGGAGTTGGAAGCGCTGGATGCCGCACTCGGCAATCCGCAGCGGCCGGTCGTCGCCATCGTGGGTGGGGCGAAGGTGTCCACCAAGCTTGATTTGCTGGGCAACCTGTCCTCCAAGGTGGATGTGCTGGTGATTGGCGGCGCCATGGCCAATACCTTCCTGGCCGCGCAGGGGCATGCCGTTGGCAAGTCGCTCCAGGAGGCCGAGATGCATGAGACGGCGCGCGAGATCCTGGCCGGCGCCAAGGCGCGTGGCTGTGAGATCGTCCTTCCGCTGGACCTGGTGGTGGCCGAGGGCTTTGCCGCGCATTCGCCCAACCGCGTGGTGGGGCTGGATGGCGTGCCGGCGGATATGATGGCGCTGGATGTCGGGCCTGCCACGGTGGCCGATGTTGTGAAGCGGCTTTCGACGGCGAAGACGCTGGTGTGGAACGGGCCGTTTGGCGCCTTCGAGATCGCGCCGTTTGATGCGGCTACGGTGGCGGTGGCTCACGAGGTCGCGCGCCTCACCGAGGCGGGGCAGTTGCGCTCGGTGGGTGGCGGTGGCGACACGGTCTCCGCACTGCGCCATGCCGGCGTGTCCGAGCGGATGAGCTATGTCTCCTCCGCCGGCGGTGCCTTCCTGGAGTGGCTGGAAGGCAAGGAACTGCCCGGCGTGGCGGCGCTTGGTTGA
- the gap gene encoding type I glyceraldehyde-3-phosphate dehydrogenase: protein MTVKIAINGFGRIGRLVLRAACESARDDVEFVAINDLGSVDANAHLFRFDSVHGRFPGEVIVNGDSITIKAHGKTWGPIKVTAERDPAKLKWDGVDIAAECTGIFTARDKASLLLGTGARKVLISAPGEGADKTIVYGVNHETLTAEDKIVSNASCTTNCLAPIAKVLHDNFGILRGYMVTIHAYTGDQNTVDTLHKDLHRARAAAVSAIPTSTGAAKAVGLVMPELKGKLDGTAIRIPTPNVSLVSLDFVPAKTEGLTKEAINAVMKAASESGPLKGILGYNTAPLVSIDFNHDPHSSTFDATQTQVVDGGLVRVMSWYDNEWGFSNRMSDTAAYYGKL, encoded by the coding sequence ATGACGGTGAAGATTGCCATCAACGGCTTCGGGCGCATCGGCCGCCTCGTGCTGCGCGCCGCCTGCGAGAGCGCGCGGGATGATGTGGAATTCGTGGCCATCAACGACCTCGGCTCGGTCGATGCGAATGCGCACCTGTTCCGCTTCGACAGCGTCCATGGCCGCTTCCCCGGCGAGGTCATCGTCAACGGCGACAGCATCACCATCAAGGCCCACGGCAAGACCTGGGGCCCGATCAAGGTGACGGCCGAGCGCGACCCCGCCAAGCTGAAATGGGATGGCGTCGACATTGCCGCCGAATGCACCGGCATTTTCACCGCGCGCGACAAGGCCTCGCTGCTGCTCGGCACCGGGGCTCGCAAGGTGCTGATCTCCGCCCCCGGCGAGGGCGCCGACAAGACCATCGTCTACGGCGTGAACCATGAGACGCTGACGGCCGAGGACAAGATCGTCTCCAACGCCTCCTGCACCACCAACTGCCTGGCGCCCATCGCCAAGGTTCTGCACGACAATTTCGGCATCCTGCGCGGCTATATGGTCACCATCCACGCTTATACCGGTGACCAGAACACGGTGGACACGCTGCACAAGGACCTGCACCGCGCCCGCGCCGCCGCCGTCTCCGCCATTCCGACCTCGACGGGTGCGGCCAAGGCGGTGGGCCTCGTCATGCCGGAACTGAAGGGCAAGCTGGACGGCACCGCGATCCGTATCCCGACGCCGAATGTCTCACTCGTCTCGCTCGACTTCGTGCCGGCCAAGACCGAGGGCCTGACGAAGGAGGCGATCAACGCCGTGATGAAGGCCGCTTCCGAAAGCGGGCCGCTGAAGGGCATCCTGGGCTACAACACGGCGCCGCTGGTCTCGATCGACTTCAACCATGACCCGCATTCGTCCACCTTTGATGCGACGCAGACGCAGGTGGTGGATGGCGGGTTGGTGCGCGTGATGTCCTGGTATGACAATGAGTGGGGCTTCTCGAACCGCATGTCGGATACGGCCGCGTATTACGGCAAGCTTTAA
- the tkt gene encoding transketolase has protein sequence MASLDSPSNSPNLALAAQAAILALPVTEERRMADCIRVLAMDAVEKAKSGHPGMPMGMADAATVLFTRFLKYDAADPRWPDRDRFVLSAGHGSMLLYSLLHLTGHAGMEMEVLKTFRQLHSAAAGHPEYGEHPAIEMTTGPLGQGISTAVGMAMAERMLAARFGKSLVDHRTWVICSDGDLQEGISHEAAALAGHLGLEKLTVLWDDNHISIDGDTALSFSEDVLKRYQAYGWAVKRVDGHDHAQLAAAMAVAQRSKKPTIIACRTIIGFAAPKKAGTAGSHGAPLGADEIAGAKSAMGWNEEAFTIPDGLKARWEEAGRRSAGTRRSWLKRLAKHPMRVDFERAMAGKLPENWNEALNALRATFATEKPKIGSRIASQRALGALVPAVPEMVGGSADLTGSNNTDVKGVPAVGPGNFNGRYVHWGVREHGMAAAMNGMALHGGIIPYSGTFLIFADYLRPALRLAALMHQRVIHVLTHDSIGLGEDGPTHQPVETVASLRAIPNLAVFRPADAMETAECWELALRRTEGPSVLALSRQALPALREDAGENRSARGAYVLAEAEGARDVTLIATGSEVQLAIAARATLAEQGIQAAVVSFPSWELFAQQDEDYRAAVLGTAPRIGIEAGIGFGWERWTNAFVGMNGFGASAPAEKLFEHFGITAPAIVATAKKLLG, from the coding sequence TTGGCCAGTCTCGACTCCCCCAGCAACTCCCCGAACCTCGCTCTCGCCGCCCAGGCTGCGATCCTGGCACTTCCCGTGACGGAGGAGCGACGGATGGCGGATTGCATCCGTGTCCTCGCCATGGATGCGGTGGAAAAGGCCAAATCCGGTCATCCCGGCATGCCCATGGGCATGGCCGATGCAGCGACCGTGCTCTTCACCCGCTTCCTGAAATATGACGCGGCCGACCCGCGCTGGCCGGATCGGGACCGTTTCGTGCTCTCGGCCGGGCATGGTTCCATGCTGCTTTACAGCCTGCTGCACCTGACCGGCCATGCGGGCATGGAAATGGAGGTGCTCAAGACCTTCCGGCAGCTTCATTCCGCCGCCGCCGGCCACCCGGAATATGGCGAGCACCCAGCCATCGAAATGACCACCGGCCCGCTCGGCCAGGGCATTTCCACCGCCGTCGGCATGGCCATGGCCGAGCGCATGCTGGCCGCGCGCTTTGGCAAATCGCTGGTGGATCATCGCACCTGGGTGATCTGCTCAGATGGTGATCTGCAGGAGGGCATCAGCCATGAGGCCGCGGCGCTGGCCGGGCATCTGGGGCTGGAGAAGCTGACCGTCCTCTGGGACGACAACCACATCTCCATTGACGGCGACACCGCGCTCTCCTTCAGCGAGGATGTGCTGAAGCGCTACCAGGCCTATGGCTGGGCGGTGAAGCGGGTGGATGGGCATGACCACGCGCAGCTGGCCGCCGCCATGGCCGTGGCGCAGCGCAGCAAGAAGCCCACCATCATCGCCTGCCGCACCATCATCGGCTTCGCGGCGCCGAAGAAGGCCGGCACGGCGGGCAGCCATGGCGCGCCGCTGGGTGCGGACGAGATCGCCGGCGCGAAATCGGCGATGGGCTGGAACGAGGAAGCCTTCACCATCCCGGACGGGCTAAAGGCCCGCTGGGAAGAGGCGGGCCGCCGCTCGGCCGGCACGCGCCGCTCCTGGCTGAAGCGCCTGGCCAAGCACCCGATGCGCGTGGATTTCGAGCGCGCCATGGCCGGCAAGCTGCCGGAGAACTGGAACGAAGCGCTGAACGCGCTCCGCGCCACCTTCGCGACCGAGAAGCCCAAGATCGGCAGCCGCATCGCCAGCCAGCGCGCGCTTGGCGCCCTGGTGCCGGCGGTGCCCGAAATGGTGGGCGGCAGTGCCGACCTCACCGGCTCCAACAACACCGATGTGAAGGGCGTGCCCGCCGTCGGGCCGGGCAACTTCAACGGCCGCTACGTGCATTGGGGCGTGCGCGAGCATGGCATGGCCGCCGCCATGAACGGCATGGCGCTGCATGGCGGCATCATCCCCTATTCCGGCACCTTCCTGATCTTCGCCGACTACCTGCGGCCCGCACTCCGCCTGGCCGCGCTGATGCATCAGCGCGTCATCCATGTGCTGACGCATGACAGCATCGGCCTCGGCGAGGATGGGCCGACGCACCAGCCGGTCGAGACCGTCGCCTCGCTGCGCGCCATCCCCAACCTTGCCGTCTTCCGCCCTGCCGACGCGATGGAAACGGCCGAGTGCTGGGAACTCGCGCTGCGGCGCACGGAAGGCCCCTCGGTGCTTGCCCTTTCGCGCCAGGCGCTGCCGGCGCTGCGCGAGGATGCCGGCGAAAACCGCTCCGCCCGCGGCGCCTATGTGCTGGCGGAGGCGGAGGGCGCGCGCGACGTGACGCTCATCGCCACCGGCAGCGAAGTGCAGTTGGCCATCGCCGCGCGCGCCACCCTGGCCGAGCAGGGCATCCAGGCCGCCGTTGTCTCCTTCCCCAGCTGGGAGCTGTTTGCCCAGCAGGATGAGGACTACCGCGCGGCCGTGCTGGGCACCGCGCCGCGCATCGGCATCGAGGCCGGGATCGGCTTCGGCTGGGAGCGCTGGACGAACGCCTTTGTCGGCATGAACGGCTTCGGCGCCTCGGCGCCGGCCGAGAAACTCTTCGAGCATTTCGGGATCACGGCCCCCGCCATTGTCGCGACGGCCAAGAAGCTTCTGGGATAA